In the genome of Agromyces sp. CF514, the window CGATCGGGCGCAACGCCGTCGTCCGCGACCTCCGCACCGTCGTGGGTGCCGGCCGAGGCGCGGGCAACCGCGCACTGCGCGAGGCGATGGCGTCGGGTCTCGCCGACGACATCCTGAAGGGCACCCGCGGCACCTGGTACGGCAACGCGTGGAACGCGCTCCGCAGCGGGGGCTCGCGCTTCGACGGCGAGGCGTACACGGTCAGCCAGCGGCTCGCGACCGCGTGGACGGGCGGCGGCGTCATGCCGACCGGCGGCCGTGCCGTGACCTGGGCTGCGCAGTACAGTGCGATGCCCTCGATCGCCGGGCAGGGCCTCAACCTCTGGAACACCGGTTACGGTGGGTACCAGACCCTGCAGGCCGCGCAGGTCCCGTTGCCCGACATCCCCGACTTCGTCGGCGCGGGGTTCGACCTGATCGGCGATGGCATCGACGCGATCCGCGGCCGCTGACCTGCACCAGAACCGCTGAAAGACGAGGGCCCGCTTGAGCTCGCTGCGCGATGAACTCACCGGCGTGACGGCACCGAAGGTGTCGTACACGCTGCTGTGCCCGCCCGGATGGACCAAGGTGCCGCCGGCCGCGCTCACCGACGAGGCGGTCTCCGCGCACGCGCTGAACGCCATGAGGGGTGCCGGCCGTGCGGATCTCGTGCTCGAGTTCCGCACGATGCTGTCGCAGCTCAAGTCCTCGCTCCGCGAGCGCGGCGTGTTCGAGGTGTACGTCGCACCCGAGCGCGAGGGCGTGCCCATGCCCGCGATGATCGCGGTCTCGCCGTTCGTCCTCCCGTCGGGCGTGACGTGGGATGCAGCGCTGGCTCGCCTCGCGAAGGGCGGCGAGGTCGAGGTCGCCCCCGCCGACGTCGTCATGCACCTCATCCGCCGCCGTTCCGAGTTCCGCGACGCGTCGGCGGCGGTGAAGACCGACGAGCTCATGTACGTCGTGCCCGTGCCGGGCGGCGACGGGCGTCGATCGCTCGTCTTCCAGGTCTCGGTGCTCTCGGTCGACGACGAGAACTCCGCCGAGCTCGCCAAGGGCCTCGTCTTCGCATGCGAGGCGATCATGTCGACCTTCGCGTGGGTGACCGCGGCATGACGACGAACGCCTTCCCGATCTCGTTCGACGCCGAACGGTGGATCCGCGTACCCGTCGCGTTCGCCGACGAGCAGTGGGCCTCCGGCGCGGAGTGGGCCGAGTGGATCGCCGACGAGGTCACGCAGGGCCGCGAATCGGCGGCCGGGTTCCGCGACCCGATCCGCGATCAGGCGGCCGCGATCGCCGCGTTCCCGACCGAGCACGTGAGCGCACGGTTCTGGTGGTTCCCGGTCGACGGCGATCCTGCCGGATGGGTCGACGTCTACGTGCAGCAGCGCGACCACGACGGTGCGGCTGCCGCCTCCCTGCTGCCAGACGCCGGTCGCACGCTCATCGAGCCCGCCGTCGAGCCGCTCACCGGGCCGTTCGACGACGCCGTTCGCCGGCTCTCGCTGGCGCCGGTGGCACCGGCGGTCGATGCCGAGCCGGATGCACGCCCTGGCGTGCTCGCGAAGGGCGAGTGGGCTGCGGTCGTCGACGACTGGGCGGTCTACCTCGTCTCGATCGACGAGGATCCCCGCGTGCTCACCCGGAGGCTCGACGACATCGACGCGTTGCTCTCGGGCATCGACCCACGTGCCGCCGCCGCGATGGACGGGGACATCCGATGACCGATCGCGGAGCCCCGACCGACGCGACGCACGCTCGACTGGTCGAAGCGGTGCGCGGGCTGCCCGCGGATGTCTCGGCCGACGAGGCGCTCGACCGGATTCCGGTCATGGCGCTCGTCGCAAGTCACGAGGACGCGGCGAAGGCCTATGCCGGGGTCGTCTCCACCCTCGAGCGCGCAGAGCTCGATCGGGTGCGCCCGATGCCCGACGCGGCGCCGAAGAAGACCTCTCGTGCGTACCGGTGGTGGAGCGTCATCGCGATGATCCTCGCCTTGATCGCGCCGGCGCTGCTGATGACGAGCCGCACGGGCGACGCGGCGTTCGACCCGGTCGTGGGTGCGCTGCCGTCGGGTGTCCTGATGGCGGTCTCGCTCGGGCTCTTCGCGTTCCTCGAGCCCAAGCGCACCTCGAATCCCCTCTTCCATCGCGGAGACTTCGGCGCCGCGATGTTCGTGTTCTTCCCGGTGCTCTGGGCGATCGCCGCGTTCGTCGTGGCCGGTGCGGGTGAAGAGCTGGCGTACGAGCCCCTTGCGGTGATCGGCCTGGTGCTGCAGATCGTGTCCATCGTCGGATGCCTCGTGCTCGCCGTGTTCGCGTTCCGCCATGACCGCGAGCGGCCGCAGTGGGCCGAGGGTCGCAAGGTGCGGGAGGCGACCGCGCTGCCCGCCGACATCGCCGCGTCGCCCGAGTACCGGGCAAAGCTCGACCGCCGCCTCACCGAGTGGCGTCGCCATGTCTACCGGGTGAGCACGGCCGACGAACGGGCGGCGTTGCTCGCCGCCGAACTCGAGGCCGTGCGGCTGCTCGCCGAACGCGGGACGCTCGACCCCGCGGCCCGGGCGCAGGCGGAGCAGGTCGTCCGCTCGCGGTCCGCGTGGGTCGGATGACGGCCGCCGGTTCGGGGCGCGAGCGCACCCGCCGTTCCGACCCGACCGTCGAGCAGCAGGCGCGGAACTTCCTGTTCGACGCCGTCGGCGGTTTCGCCGCAGCCGGGGCTGCCGTGCTCGCGGTCGACGCCGGACGGCAATCCGGCGGATGGACGCAGCAGCCCGATGTGCTCGCGCCGCTGGTCTCCGGGCTCCTGGTCGTGGCGATGCTCGCGCATGCCGTCGCCCAGGTGCTCGGCCGACGCTCAGGCCACGCGGCATCCGGGTCGCGATTCATCCTGCTGCTCACCGGCGGCTTCGCGATCGTCGCCGGCGCCGCGCTCGCGATCCGCGCGGCGACGGGCCAGGAGCTCGAGTGGCTCGCGGCGGCCGTGTGCATCGCCGCCGGTGCCGCCGTCCTCGCCGCGGTGCTGTGGTGGCGCAGGGGAGCGGTACCCATTCCGCGGCCTCCGAGCGCGCCGTAGGGTCTTCAGAGTCCGGAGTCCCCAGACGAGCACCGAGCGACCGAAAGGCGAACGCGCATGGCCGACATGGTGTCCCTCGACCTGAGTGCGATCGGGGGTGCCGCGAGCGACGCCCGCACGATCAAGCGGGTGTTCGAGCAGAGCGAGCACACGGCGCAGGCCGCGGCCGCGGCCGCCGGCCACGCCGATCTCGCGCACGCGATCGAGCGGTTCGCGTCGACCTGGGACGACCGCCGCCGAGACTTCGCCGAGAACCTCGGCAGGCTCGCGGGGGTGCTCAGCGAGATCGATCGCGCCTTCTCCGAGCTCGACCGTTCGCTCGCCACTCGTGAGGAGCACTGATGCACCCGCTCGCCGGTGACCCCGTCGTGCTGCGCCGCACCGGCCAGCGCTACGCGGAGACCGCTTCCGCGATCCGCGACGCGGTCGCGACGCTCGATCGCATCGCCGAGCCGTCGGCGATGGTGAGCGTCGCCGTCGACCGCGTCCGAGCGGATGCCGAGCGCCTCTCCCACGACATCGCGGCCGCCGAGCGGCGTTACGGCGAGACCGGCGACGCGCTCGTCGACTACGCGGCCGCCCTCGAGCGCGCGCAGGACGACGCCGATCGCGCGATCCACGACGCCCAGGACGCCCAGGAGCACTCGGCGGGGCTCCAGGCACGCGAGCGCGCGCTGCAGTCGAAGTCCCGCGCCCTGCCCGACGACGCGCCGGATGCCGACCTGCGCGCGCTCCAACGCTCGATCAGCTCGGTCGGCGCCGATCTCGATCGGAGCGAAGCCGCCGCGGAGTCGGCTCGTCGACGCTGGGAGGAGGCGGTCGCCGATCGGGATCGCGCTGCCCGGATCGCGATCGACCGCATCCGCGGGGTCGTCGACGGCAGCGACCTGAACGACTCGTTCTGGGATGACCTGAAGGGCACGATCGGCGCGGTGTTCGAGGCCATCGGCGACGTGCTCAGGGTGATCGCGGCCGCTGTGGTCGCGGCGGTCATGGCCGTCGTCGAGGCCGTCATCGTGCTCGTCGCGGCCGTGCTCGTGGTGATCGCCGCGATCGTGCTCCTCGGTCTCGCGGTGGTCGCCGCGCTCATCGTCGCGGCGCTGGCGATCGCGGCGCTGCTCGTCGTCGTCGTCGCGGCGGCGCTGCTCGCGTTCGTCGCGATCGCGCTGATCGCCGGCCTCCTGCTCGTCACGGCCGCGCTCGTGCTGCTCGTGGCTGCAGCCATCGCGGTGATCCTCGCTGCGGTCGTCGGCCTCGCCGTGCTGCTGCTCAGCAGCCCGCTCTTCTGGGCGCTCGTGCTCTCGGCGGTGACGCTCCTCGGACTCGTGCTCGCGTGGCGCGTGGCGATCGAGATCTTCGCGCCGACGCCGGAGGTCACGCCGTTCGAGCCCGGCTCCGACGAGAGCCGGGAGTCGCACGCGGCATGGGAGGACGCGAACGCGGTCACCGAGATCGACAGCCTCGACGACCTCGTCATGCTCGAGGGGCTCTCGGATTCGATGGGCGGTGAATCGCAGACCGTCGTGGACATCGTCCGCATGGAGGGCGAGCCGGCGCGCTACATCGTGACCCTGCCGAGCACGCAGGACTGGCAGGTCGCCGGCGTCTTCTTCGGTCAGGACATGAACGGCGACGGCGCCGTCAACGACCTCGACACCAACATCGTGCTCCGTCTGTTCCCCGATGTGCGCACGCAGTACGAGCGTGCCGTGCTCGATGCGATGACGAAGGCCGGCATCGGGCCCGACGACCCCGTGCTGCTCGTCGGGTTCAGCCAGGGCGGCATCCTCGCCGGCCACCTCGCGGCGAACCGGTCCGACGCGTTCAACTTCGAGGGCGTGGTCGCCTACGGCGCCCCGATCGACGACATGGCGATCCCGTCGAAGACGACGGTCGTCTCGATGCAGCACGAGGGCGACATCGTGCATCAGCTCGACCTCACGGGGCCGCCTCGAGCGACCGATACGTGGACCACCTATTCCCGCGACGTGCCGCCCGGGGTCAATCCGTCGACCGGGGAGCCCTACTCGGCCCAGCCGCACAACAACGTCGCCTACCAGCAGACCGCGCGCGACCTCCTGGTCGAGGATCCGACGATCGACGACGGGCTCGCGCAGTTCTTCGGCACGGTCGACGACAGCGCGCAGTACACGTTCGCGGAGTAGATAGGGTGCTCAGCATGGTGAATCGTCTCGGCAGGGTCGCGTTCGGCGGCATCGTGGTCGCCCTGGTGCTGGCGCTCGGCGCGTGCGCAGCCCGGCCGAGCGGAGCCGAGGCCCACGACGAGGTCGCCGACGCCGTGCGCGACGCGTCGCCCGAGATCGCGGACGTCGTCGTCGAAGACGGTGTCGACGGCCTCTCCCGCTACCTCTTCGTCGAGCTCGACATGGCCGGCGACATCCTGCCCGCCGATGCCCTGACGGCCGCCCTCGGCGCGGTCGGGGCGACGGTGCCGGAGCAGTACGAGACGGTACGGGTGGTCGCCCGCACGGCATCGGGTGATCGCCTCGAACTCGAGGAGCCGATGCAGCAGACGGGGGTCGACGGCGTGTTCATGATCAACCCGCGGCTCGCGAGCGTCCAGGCTGCCGCACTGCGCGGCCTGGACGGGTGAGGGTCGGCGCATGATGAGTCGTTCCGACAGCCTCGTCGCGCTCCGCGACGCAGTGCGCGAACCGCGGGTCCTCGGCTGATCGTGGCCGACTCGACCGCAGCCCGACTCGAGTTCGCACTGCCGGGCGACTGGTGGCGTGCGCCGCTCGAAGCCGACCCCGAGACCCGAGCCCGGGCGATCGCCGAGTTCGTCCGCGCCCGGTACGGCCGTCGCGACGACCTCGCGCGAACGCGCGCCGAACACCGTGCGCGGCTGGCCGGCTCGCTCGACGCGGCGGTTCGCGCCGGTGCCACGGCGATGCACGTCTCCGAGTCCAACGACGGCGGAATCGCGTTCGCATCGACGCTCACCGAGTACGCCCTCCCCGGAGTCTTCGGGTCGAGTCCCGAGCCGGCGGTGCTCGCCGACCGCGTGGTCGGGGCGGTGACGCGCGCCGCCGGGGCTTCGACGTCCGACCCGTGGTCGGCGTTCGCGGCCGAGGGCGGCGTCGCGTTCGCGAAGGGCGAGTCGATCGTGCTGCGTCGCGTCGTGCGGCGAGGGCCCGCCGACGCTGCCGATGCCGCGACAGCCGATGCTGCGACAGCCGATGCCGCGACATCCCATCCTGCGGGCCCCGATGCCACGACCTCCGCGGCCGTCGAATCCCTCACCGCCGACTACTGGATCACGGTTCCCGGCAGGCCCGAGGTCGTGCTCGTGAGCCTGTCGACCGCGCTCGGCCCGCTCGAACCCCTCATGCTCGAGCTCTTCGACCGCGTCATCGCTGCGGCGACCTGGCGCGCGGCGCCGTCGTTGCGCGACGAGCTGACGGACGCTCGCTGACGGACGCCGGCTGAGGGCGCCCGGCGCTGACGGCGCTGACGGCGCTGACGGCCCACGCCGACCGCGACCAGCCGACGGCGCACGCCGACCCGCCGGCGCGTACGCTCGAACACATGGACCCCCGACGCACGGCCTGGGTCGTCGCCGGGTTCGCGGCGGCGCTCTACGTCGCCGTCGTCGTCTGCGCCTACGGGTTCGTGAGCCTGCTGGCCGACGTCGAGGTCGTCGCCGACCCGCAGGTCGGGGTGCTCGTCGTGCCCGTCGCGGTCGGGGCATCCGCCCTGGCGCTGCTGCTGACGCTCGGCCTGCGCCTGGCGCGCCCCGAGCGCATGTCGGCGACCGTCGTGCTCGCCGCGTTCGCGAGCTGGGCGACGCTCGTGGTCGTCGCCGTCATCGGGCACGTGGCCGCCTCGACGGGCGACGTGCTCGAGAGCGTGGCGTTCGGCATTCTGTTCGGGCTGGGCTGGTTCGGCCTGCTCGTGCCGGTCGCGGCTGCGGTCGTCACGGGGTTCGCGGTGCTCGTGGCCCGGGGCCGCGACCACGGCATGCGACGTCCGCGCTGGCCGTGGGAGCACGACGACGAGGAATGACGGATGCCGCGTCAGGCCGGGTCGTCGACGTAGACCGTGCCGCGGGGCACTGCACGTGCCGCGCCACCCGTGAGCTCGGCGACGCGCGCGACGAAGGCGTCGGTCGCCGAGGGCGGCACGCCGACGTCGATGCGCATGCCGTCGCCGTACTCGACGTGCAGCGGAGGGTGCCCGATCCGGCGGAGCTCGGCCTCGAGCGCAGGCCCGCGCTCGTAGTCGGCGTGCACCTCGACCGTCGTGCGCAGGCTGCGCGTGACGCGCACCGCGGCCCTCGCCGACTCCTGCACCGACGCGGTGTACGCGCGCACGAGCCCGCCCGTGCCGAGCAGCACGCCGCCGAAGTACCGGCTGACGACGGCCACGACGTCGGAGAGCCCCTCGCCCCGCAGCGCCTCGAGCATGGGCTGCCCGGCCGTGCCGGACGGCTCGCCGTCGTCGCTCGACCTCGCGAGCTCGCCGCGGGCTCCGATGACGAACGCCGTGCAGTGGTGCCGCGCCTTGGGCTCGGCCGACCGCACGGCCGCGACCACCGCACGCGCGGCATCCTCGTCGCCCGCGCGATCGAGCACGCAGATGAACCGCGAGCGCTCGATCTCGAGCTCCGTCCGAACGCGCGCCGCGACGGTCGTGTAGGCCCCGGATGTCGCGTGCATGCCGCCATTCTCCCCGAGCGCGCAGCCCGAGTGCTCGACCGGGCGGGCTCGGCCCGGCGCCGACCGTTCGCCCGACGGCGACGCCGCGGCATCCTGCGCAGTATCGTGAACCACGTGGAGGGATCGGTCGAGGCGCGCGTGAGCCACGAGGTCGACCGCTGGCTGCAGTGGCTGCCGCGGTGGCGCCCGGGCACGCATCGCTCGCGCGTGCGCCTGTGCCAGCGCTGCTTCGGCTCGCCGATCCTGGCCGCAGCCGGCCTCGACGTCGACGTGCCGCATCCGGTGCAGCACTCGTTCTCGATGCGCATGAAGGGCGTGATCGACCTCGCGGTCGACGACTACACGGCTCGCAACCTGCCGATGCTGCACCGGGAGATCCGCCTCGCCGAGGAACGCAAGGCGCGCCGCCCGTACCGCGCCGGCGAAGGACTCGACCCCGAGTTCGCCGGCCTCGAGGTCGACCCCGAGCCGGTCGCCGACCAGCCGTTCCTGTTCACGCTCGGCGGACTCGAGCAGGAGACCGCGGCCGAGGCGGCCGAGCCCGCGCCGAGGCCCTTCACGCCCGACGAGAAGGACGCGCTCCGCGAGGAGGTGCGCCTGGCCGACGAGTTCGCGAAGCAGCTCGGACGCCGCATCTGCGTCGAGCTCGCGCAGCACCGGTACCGCATCGGCAACGCGATCGAGCGGCTGGTCGAACCGCAGGTCGCCGAGATGCTGGCCGACCTCGACCGGGAGCTCGACGCGCCGGGCTGGCCGAGCTGAGCAACACCTGCGAGAACGCTTCGGGGCCGCCCGCGGCATCCGCCGTCATTTGACCGCAACGTTACGCGGCATTACCATAGATCGGGTGTGCGCGTTTCGACGTGCGCATTCAGGGCGTCTCGCCCCCACGGCATACCCACCACACCAAGACTGCGCGGCTTCGTGCAGTCGGTGGGTCGTGATGTGAAATCCATCAAACGCTGTCACCGTGCAGCACCAACAAGGAGAAGCAGTGCCAACGATTCAGCAGTTGGTCCGCAAGGGTCGCTCGCCGAAGGTCACCAAGACCAAGGCTCCCGCCCTGAAGGCCAACCCCCAGCAGCGCGGCGTGTGCACGCGCGTGTACACCACCACCCCGAAGAAGCCGAACTCCGCGCTCCGCAAGGTCGCCCGTGTGAAGCTCTCCAACGGCACCGAGGTCACCGCCTACATCCCCGGTGAGGGCCACAACCTGCAGGAGCACTCGATGGTGCTCGTTCGCGGCGGTCGTGTGAAGGACCTCCCGGGTGTCCGTTACAAGATCATCCGCGGCGCCCTCGACACGCAGGCCGTGAAGAACCGCAAGCAGGCTCGCAGCCGCTACGGCGCGAAGATGGAGAAGAAGTAATGCCTCGCAAGGGACCCGCTCCGAAGCGCCCCGTCGTCGCAGACCCCGTCTACGGCTCGCCGGTCGTCAGCCAGCTCGTCAACAAGATCCTCGTCGACGGCAAGAAGGACCTCGCTCAGCGCATCGTGTACGAGGCGCTCGAGAACGTGGCCGCCAAGTCCGGCCAGGACGCCGTCGCCACCCTCAAGAAGGCGCTCGACAACGTGCGCCCCACCCTCGAGGTGCGCTCGCGCCGCGTCGGCGGTTCGACCTACCAGGTCCCCGTCGAGGTCAAGCCGCACCGCGCCAACACCCTCGCCCTCCGCTGGCTCACGAGCTACGCGAAGGCCCGTCGCGAGAAGACGATGACCGAGCGTCTCACCAACGAGATCCTCGACGCGTCGAACAGCCTCGGTGCAGCCGTCAAGCGTCGTGAAGACACGCACAAGATGGCCGAGTCGAACCGCGCATTCGCCCACTACCGCTGGTAGCAGGCCGAGCGGATGCCGCGGCCGAGCGTCGCGGCATCCGCTCCACCCCTTCCCCCTTCCGTTCCTGAACATCCGGAGGAACCCCCGTGGCACAAGACGTGCTCACCGACCTGAGCAAGGTCCGCAACATCGGCATCATGGCCCACATCGATGCCGGCAAGACCACCACCACTGAGCGCATCCTGTTCTACACGGGCGTCAACCACAAGATCGGCGAGACCCACGACGGCGCCTCGACGACCGACTGGATGGAGCAGGAGAAGGAGCGCGGCATCACGATCACGTCTGCCGCCGTGACCTGCTTCTGGAACAAGAACCAGATCAACATCATCGACACCCCCGGCCACGTGGACTTCACGGTCGAGGTCGAGCGCTCGCTCCGCGTGCTCGACGGTGCGGTCGCCGTCTTCGACGGCAAGGAGGGCGTCGAGCCCCAGTCCGAGAC includes:
- a CDS encoding YigZ family protein; the protein is MHATSGAYTTVAARVRTELEIERSRFICVLDRAGDEDAARAVVAAVRSAEPKARHHCTAFVIGARGELARSSDDGEPSGTAGQPMLEALRGEGLSDVVAVVSRYFGGVLLGTGGLVRAYTASVQESARAAVRVTRSLRTTVEVHADYERGPALEAELRRIGHPPLHVEYGDGMRIDVGVPPSATDAFVARVAELTGGAARAVPRGTVYVDDPA
- the rpsG gene encoding 30S ribosomal protein S7 — encoded protein: MPRKGPAPKRPVVADPVYGSPVVSQLVNKILVDGKKDLAQRIVYEALENVAAKSGQDAVATLKKALDNVRPTLEVRSRRVGGSTYQVPVEVKPHRANTLALRWLTSYAKARREKTMTERLTNEILDASNSLGAAVKRREDTHKMAESNRAFAHYRW
- a CDS encoding spermidine/putrescine ABC transporter substrate-binding protein, giving the protein MEGSVEARVSHEVDRWLQWLPRWRPGTHRSRVRLCQRCFGSPILAAAGLDVDVPHPVQHSFSMRMKGVIDLAVDDYTARNLPMLHREIRLAEERKARRPYRAGEGLDPEFAGLEVDPEPVADQPFLFTLGGLEQETAAEAAEPAPRPFTPDEKDALREEVRLADEFAKQLGRRICVELAQHRYRIGNAIERLVEPQVAEMLADLDRELDAPGWPS
- the rpsL gene encoding 30S ribosomal protein S12 codes for the protein MPTIQQLVRKGRSPKVTKTKAPALKANPQQRGVCTRVYTTTPKKPNSALRKVARVKLSNGTEVTAYIPGEGHNLQEHSMVLVRGGRVKDLPGVRYKIIRGALDTQAVKNRKQARSRYGAKMEKK
- a CDS encoding DUF6121 family protein, producing MDPRRTAWVVAGFAAALYVAVVVCAYGFVSLLADVEVVADPQVGVLVVPVAVGASALALLLTLGLRLARPERMSATVVLAAFASWATLVVVAVIGHVAASTGDVLESVAFGILFGLGWFGLLVPVAAAVVTGFAVLVARGRDHGMRRPRWPWEHDDEE